A portion of the Kineosporia corallincola genome contains these proteins:
- the rpsH gene encoding 30S ribosomal protein S8 has protein sequence MVMTDPIADMLTRVRNANSAYHDQTQMPYSKLKQKVAELLQAEGYISSWEVADAEVGKTLTVKLKFGPNRERSIAGLRRISKPGLRVYAKSTNLPRVLGGLGVAILSTSSGLMTDKQAKQKGVGGEVLAYVW, from the coding sequence ATGGTGATGACCGATCCGATCGCGGACATGCTGACCCGCGTCCGGAACGCGAACTCCGCGTACCACGACCAGACTCAGATGCCTTACAGCAAGCTCAAGCAGAAGGTTGCTGAGCTGCTCCAGGCCGAGGGCTACATCTCCAGCTGGGAGGTCGCGGATGCCGAAGTCGGCAAGACGCTGACCGTCAAGCTGAAGTTCGGCCCCAACCGGGAGCGCTCGATCGCCGGTCTCCGGCGCATCAGCAAGCCCGGTCTGCGGGTCTACGCGAAGTCGACGAACCTGCCCCGCGTCCTCGGCGGACTCGGCGTGGCGATCCTCTCGACGTCCTCCGGTCTCATGACCGACAAGCAGGCCAAGCAGAAGGGCGTGGGTGGGGAAGTCCTCGCCTACGTCTGGTAA
- the secY gene encoding preprotein translocase subunit SecY — protein MLTAFFRAFRTPDLRRKIFFTVAIMALFRFGSYIPTPGIDYAAVQRCIDLSSNSDSTGLYALVNLFSGGALLQLSIFALGIMPYITASIIIQLLTVVIPRFEALKEEGQSGTAKLTQYTRYLTIGLAVLQSTTYVAISRTQGGLFTNCSETLIPNDSLFTLGVMVLTMTAGTGLIMWLGELVTEKGIGNGMSLLIFTSIAASFPSALWTIKTQRGFNTFFLVIAIGLLIMAAVIFVEQSQRRIPVQYAKRQVGRRAYGGTTTYIPIKVNMAGVIPVIFASSLLYLPALIAQFQGQNSTAGWVTWINDHLVRGDHPIYITAYFVLIVFFTYFYVAITFNPDEVAENMKKYGGFIPGIRAGRPTADYLEYVLSRITLAGALYLGMVALVPLIALILVDANQNFPFGGTSILIVVGVGLETVKQIESQLQQRHYEGFLR, from the coding sequence GTGCTCACCGCGTTCTTCCGGGCGTTTCGCACCCCCGATCTGCGGCGCAAGATCTTCTTCACCGTAGCGATCATGGCGCTCTTCCGGTTCGGCTCCTACATCCCCACCCCGGGGATCGACTACGCCGCGGTCCAGCGCTGTATCGATCTCTCCAGCAACAGTGACTCGACCGGCCTCTACGCGCTGGTCAACCTGTTCAGCGGCGGTGCGTTGCTCCAGCTGTCGATCTTCGCGCTGGGGATCATGCCGTACATCACGGCCTCGATCATCATCCAGCTGCTCACCGTGGTCATCCCGCGGTTCGAAGCGCTGAAGGAAGAGGGTCAGTCCGGCACCGCCAAGCTGACCCAGTACACCCGGTACCTCACCATCGGCCTCGCCGTGCTCCAGTCGACCACCTACGTGGCGATCTCGCGCACCCAGGGTGGCCTGTTCACCAACTGCTCCGAGACGCTGATCCCGAACGACAGCCTCTTCACCCTCGGCGTCATGGTGCTCACCATGACGGCCGGTACCGGCCTGATCATGTGGCTGGGTGAGCTGGTGACCGAAAAGGGCATCGGCAACGGCATGTCGCTGCTGATCTTCACCTCGATCGCGGCCTCGTTCCCCTCGGCCCTGTGGACGATCAAGACCCAGCGCGGCTTCAACACCTTCTTCCTGGTCATCGCCATCGGCTTGCTGATCATGGCGGCGGTCATCTTCGTCGAGCAGAGCCAGCGCCGGATTCCGGTGCAGTATGCCAAGCGGCAGGTCGGCCGGCGGGCCTACGGTGGCACCACGACGTACATCCCGATCAAGGTCAACATGGCCGGCGTGATCCCGGTGATCTTCGCGTCGTCCCTGCTCTATCTGCCCGCCCTGATCGCGCAGTTCCAGGGGCAGAACAGCACGGCCGGATGGGTGACCTGGATCAACGACCACCTGGTGCGTGGCGACCACCCGATCTACATCACGGCCTACTTCGTTCTGATCGTGTTCTTCACGTACTTCTACGTGGCGATCACCTTCAACCCCGACGAGGTCGCCGAGAACATGAAGAAGTACGGCGGCTTCATCCCCGGCATCCGCGCCGGGCGCCCCACCGCCGACTACCTGGAATATGTTCTGAGTCGCATTACTCTCGCTGGTGCTCTGTACCTGGGCATGGTGGCATTGGTCCCTCTGATCGCGCTGATCCTCGTCGATGCGAATCAGAACTTCCCCTTCGGCGGCACGTCCATCCTGATCGTCGTCGGAGTGGGGCTGGAGACGGTCAAGCAGATCGAGTCCCAGTTGCAGCAGCGTCACTACGAAGGGTTCCTGCGATGA
- the rplQ gene encoding 50S ribosomal protein L17 has protein sequence MPTPTKGPRLGGGPAHERLLLANLAAQLFTHKSITTTQTRAKRMQPLAERMITFAKRGDLAARRRVLQTITDKGVVHTLFTEIAPVVAERKGGYTRITKIGNRKGDNAAMVVIELVLEPLTAGQATVREAEAATARASRGNQSAAETAAEKAEDAKAAGDAEAAVDAAAEAEAAADAEGTADAEAAAEVAEEAASDAVDGKK, from the coding sequence ATGCCCACGCCCACCAAGGGTCCCCGGCTCGGGGGTGGTCCCGCGCACGAGCGGCTGCTGCTCGCCAACCTCGCGGCCCAGCTGTTCACGCACAAGTCCATCACCACCACGCAGACGCGTGCGAAGCGCATGCAGCCGCTGGCTGAGCGCATGATCACGTTTGCGAAGCGCGGTGACCTGGCGGCCCGCCGCCGGGTGCTCCAGACGATCACGGACAAGGGCGTGGTGCACACGCTCTTCACCGAGATCGCTCCGGTGGTGGCCGAGCGCAAGGGTGGCTACACCCGGATCACGAAGATCGGCAACCGCAAGGGCGACAACGCGGCCATGGTCGTCATCGAGCTCGTTCTCGAGCCGCTGACCGCCGGTCAGGCCACCGTGCGTGAGGCCGAGGCCGCCACGGCCCGCGCCTCCCGCGGCAACCAGTCCGCCGCCGAGACCGCTGCCGAGAAGGCCGAGGACGCCAAGGCCGCCGGTGACGCCGAGGCCGCTGTCGACGCCGCCGCCGAGGCCGAGGCTGCTGCCGACGCCGAGGGCACCGCGGACGCGGAGGCTGCTGCCGAGGTTGCCGAAGAGGCCGCCAGCGACGCTGTCGACGGCAA
- the rplR gene encoding 50S ribosomal protein L18 has product MAIGVKRSGGGSVRNKQAARTRRHLRVRKQLRGSTERPRLVVKRSARHVFVQIVDDTVGKTLASASTLEADLRALDGDKTAKARKVGELVGERAKAAGVSAVVFDRGGNKYHGRVAAIADGAREAGLVL; this is encoded by the coding sequence ATGGCTATCGGTGTGAAGCGCAGCGGTGGTGGCTCGGTCCGCAACAAGCAGGCCGCCCGTACCCGCCGCCACCTGCGAGTGCGCAAGCAGCTGCGGGGCTCGACCGAGCGCCCGCGTCTGGTCGTGAAGCGTTCCGCCCGGCACGTTTTCGTGCAGATCGTGGACGACACGGTGGGCAAGACCCTGGCTTCGGCCTCCACCCTGGAGGCGGACCTGCGAGCCCTGGACGGCGACAAGACCGCCAAGGCCCGCAAGGTCGGCGAGCTGGTGGGAGAGCGTGCCAAGGCCGCCGGTGTGAGCGCTGTGGTCTTCGACCGCGGCGGGAACAAGTACCACGGTCGCGTCGCCGCCATTGCGGACGGCGCCCGTGAAGCCGGCCTGGTCCTGTAA
- the rplO gene encoding 50S ribosomal protein L15 — MAEGQREHALKVHHLRPAPGAKTAKTRVGRGEGSKGKTAGRGTKGTKARYQVPARFEGGQMPLHMRLPKLRGFKNPFRTEYQVVNLDKLGSLFPDGGSVTVADLVAKGAVREGHLVKVLGDGEISVALNVSANKFSASAKEKLAAAGGSATEL, encoded by the coding sequence ATGGCAGAAGGCCAGCGCGAGCACGCGCTGAAGGTGCATCACCTGCGTCCTGCCCCCGGTGCCAAGACCGCCAAGACCCGCGTGGGTCGTGGTGAAGGCAGCAAGGGTAAGACGGCGGGCCGCGGTACCAAGGGTACGAAGGCTCGTTACCAGGTTCCGGCCCGGTTCGAGGGTGGGCAGATGCCGCTGCACATGCGGCTGCCCAAGCTCCGTGGCTTCAAGAACCCGTTCCGGACCGAGTACCAGGTCGTCAACCTGGACAAGCTCGGCAGCCTGTTCCCCGACGGCGGCAGCGTCACCGTCGCGGACCTGGTCGCCAAGGGCGCGGTCCGTGAGGGCCACCTGGTCAAGGTCCTCGGCGACGGCGAGATCTCGGTCGCGCTCAACGTGAGCGCGAACAAGTTCTCCGCCAGCGCCAAGGAGAAGCTGGCCGCGGCCGGCGGCAGCGCCACCGAGCTGTAA
- the rpmD gene encoding 50S ribosomal protein L30 produces MAQIKVTQVKSKIGGKQNQRDSLRSLGLKRIGDTVVKEDRPEIRGMVNTVRHLVTVEEVD; encoded by the coding sequence ATGGCTCAGATCAAGGTCACCCAGGTCAAGTCGAAGATCGGTGGCAAGCAGAACCAGCGCGACTCGCTGCGTTCGCTCGGCCTGAAGCGGATCGGCGACACCGTCGTCAAGGAGGACCGTCCCGAGATCCGCGGGATGGTCAACACGGTGCGGCATCTCGTCACCGTCGAGGAGGTGGACTGA
- the rpsK gene encoding 30S ribosomal protein S11, translating into MPPKSRQSAASRKPRRKEKKNVAHGHAHIKSTFNNTIVSITDPVGNVIAWASSGQVGFKGSRKSTPFAAQMAAEAAARRAQEHGMRKVDVFVKGPGSGRETAIRSLQATGLEVGSIQDVTPTPHNGCRPPKRRRV; encoded by the coding sequence ATGCCTCCCAAGTCACGCCAGTCCGCTGCGTCGCGCAAGCCGCGTCGCAAGGAGAAGAAGAACGTCGCTCACGGGCACGCCCACATCAAGAGCACGTTCAACAACACCATCGTCTCGATCACCGACCCGGTCGGTAATGTCATCGCCTGGGCCTCGTCGGGTCAGGTCGGCTTCAAGGGCTCGCGTAAGTCCACGCCGTTCGCCGCGCAGATGGCCGCCGAGGCTGCCGCCCGCCGCGCCCAGGAGCACGGCATGCGCAAGGTCGACGTCTTCGTGAAGGGCCCGGGCTCGGGCCGCGAGACCGCGATCCGCTCCCTCCAGGCCACCGGCCTCGAGGTCGGCTCGATCCAGGACGTCACGCCCACGCCGCACAACGGCTGCCGCCCGCCCAAGCGTCGCCGCGTCTAG
- a CDS encoding adenylate kinase: MRLVILGPPGAGKGTQAKKVAAHFGIPAISTGDIFRQNVADKTPLGVQVEEIMKSGKYVPDEVTNEMVRNRLLEDDAAVGFLLDGYPRTAAQVDELDSMLAAAGTRLDTVLELTVDMDEVVTRLLKRAEIEGRPDDTEDVIRHRLEVYTEQTAPLVHIYSDRDLLQRVDGMGEISDVTGRLLAACDDFAA, from the coding sequence ATGAGGCTTGTGATCCTCGGTCCTCCCGGCGCCGGAAAGGGCACGCAGGCCAAGAAGGTGGCCGCCCACTTCGGCATCCCGGCCATCTCGACCGGCGACATCTTCCGGCAGAACGTCGCCGACAAGACGCCGCTCGGCGTTCAGGTGGAAGAGATCATGAAATCCGGCAAGTACGTGCCGGACGAGGTGACCAACGAGATGGTCCGCAACCGTCTCCTGGAAGACGACGCGGCGGTCGGCTTTCTGCTCGACGGGTACCCGCGTACCGCGGCCCAGGTGGACGAGCTGGATTCGATGCTGGCAGCGGCGGGCACCAGGCTGGACACCGTCCTCGAGCTGACCGTCGACATGGACGAGGTGGTCACCCGGCTGCTGAAGCGTGCCGAGATCGAGGGCCGACCGGACGACACGGAAGACGTGATCCGGCACCGGCTCGAGGTCTACACGGAGCAGACCGCGCCGCTGGTGCACATCTACTCGGACCGTGACCTGCTCCAGCGGGTCGACGGCATGGGCGAGATCAGCGACGTCACCGGTCGGCTGCTGGCCGCCTGCGACGACTTCGCCGCCTAG
- the rpsE gene encoding 30S ribosomal protein S5 produces the protein MAGPQRRGPGGNNNSGGPNSGGENSGGGGRRGGRDRDNRGGRDGGQDKNQFVERVVTINRVAKVVKGGRRFSFTALVVVGDGDGTVGVGYGKAKEVPAAIAKGVEEAKKAFFKVPRIQGTIPHPSQGEEAAGVVLLRPASPGTGVIAGGPVRAVLECAGIHDVLSKSLGSDNAINVVHATVAALRGLERPEEVAARRGLPLEDVAPVALLRARAAGVAG, from the coding sequence ATGGCTGGACCTCAGCGTCGCGGGCCCGGGGGTAACAACAACTCCGGCGGGCCGAACAGCGGCGGCGAGAACAGCGGCGGCGGCGGTCGCCGGGGCGGCCGCGACCGCGACAACCGCGGGGGTCGTGACGGCGGCCAGGACAAGAACCAGTTCGTCGAGCGCGTCGTCACGATCAACCGGGTCGCCAAGGTCGTGAAGGGTGGTCGTCGCTTCAGCTTCACCGCCCTGGTCGTGGTCGGTGACGGCGACGGCACCGTGGGCGTCGGTTACGGCAAGGCCAAGGAAGTTCCCGCGGCCATCGCCAAGGGTGTCGAAGAGGCGAAGAAGGCCTTCTTCAAGGTTCCCCGCATCCAGGGCACCATCCCGCACCCGAGCCAGGGTGAGGAGGCGGCCGGCGTCGTCCTGCTGCGCCCGGCGTCCCCGGGTACCGGCGTCATCGCCGGTGGTCCGGTGCGCGCCGTGCTGGAGTGCGCCGGTATCCACGACGTGCTGAGCAAGTCGCTCGGCTCGGACAACGCGATCAACGTCGTGCACGCGACCGTTGCCGCGCTGCGTGGCCTGGAGCGTCCGGAAGAGGTTGCGGCCCGTCGTGGTCTGCCCCTCGAGGACGTCGCCCCGGTCGCTCTGCTGCGCGCCCGGGCGGCGGGGGTGGCCGGCTGA
- the infA gene encoding translation initiation factor IF-1 has translation MPKKDGVIEIEGSVVEALPNAMFRVELSNGHKVLAHISGKMRQHYIRILPEDRVVVELSPYDLSRGRIVYRYK, from the coding sequence ATGCCGAAGAAAGACGGCGTCATCGAAATCGAAGGCTCCGTGGTGGAGGCACTGCCGAACGCCATGTTCCGCGTGGAGCTTTCCAACGGACACAAGGTGCTCGCACACATCTCCGGCAAGATGCGTCAGCACTACATCCGGATCCTTCCGGAAGACCGGGTCGTGGTGGAACTCAGCCCGTACGACCTGTCCCGTGGGCGCATCGTCTACCGCTACAAGTGA
- a CDS encoding DNA-directed RNA polymerase subunit alpha — protein sequence MLIAQRPILAEEAVSEHRSRFVIEPLEPGFGYTLGNSLRRTLLSSIPGASVTSIRIDGVLHEFTTVPGVKEDVTELILNIKRLVVSSEHDEPIVMYLRKQGPGTVTAADIAPPAGVEVHNPDLHIATLNGKGKLELELTVERGRGYVSANQNKTGEQEIGRIPIDSIYSPVLKVTYKVEATRVEQRTDFDRLIVDVETKPSMQPRDAMASAGKTLVELFGLARELNLEAEGIDMGPSPSDAALAADLALPIEELDLTVRSYNCLKREGIHTVGELVGRSEADLLDIRNFGAKSIDEVKAKLHGMSLALKDSPPGFDPSLVVDSFGADDDMSFAEDEQL from the coding sequence GTGCTTATCGCACAGCGCCCCATCCTCGCCGAGGAAGCGGTCTCCGAGCACCGTTCCCGGTTCGTCATCGAGCCGCTGGAGCCGGGTTTCGGCTACACCCTCGGTAACTCGCTGCGCCGCACGCTGCTCTCGAGCATCCCGGGTGCCTCGGTCACGAGCATCCGCATCGACGGTGTGCTGCACGAGTTCACCACCGTGCCCGGTGTCAAGGAAGACGTCACCGAGCTCATCCTGAACATCAAGCGGCTGGTCGTCTCCTCGGAGCACGACGAGCCGATCGTGATGTACCTGCGCAAGCAGGGCCCGGGAACGGTCACCGCCGCGGACATCGCTCCGCCGGCCGGTGTCGAGGTGCACAACCCCGACCTTCACATCGCCACCCTGAACGGCAAGGGCAAGCTCGAGCTCGAGCTGACCGTCGAGCGCGGTCGTGGCTACGTGTCGGCCAACCAGAACAAGACCGGTGAGCAGGAGATCGGGCGCATCCCGATCGACTCCATCTACTCCCCGGTGCTGAAGGTCACGTACAAGGTCGAGGCGACTCGTGTCGAGCAGCGCACCGACTTCGACCGGCTGATCGTCGACGTCGAGACCAAGCCGTCGATGCAGCCGCGCGACGCCATGGCGAGCGCCGGCAAGACGCTGGTCGAACTGTTCGGCCTGGCCCGTGAGCTGAACCTCGAGGCCGAGGGCATCGACATGGGCCCGTCCCCGTCGGACGCCGCCCTGGCCGCTGACCTGGCTCTTCCGATCGAGGAGCTGGACCTCACGGTTCGGTCGTACAACTGCCTCAAGCGCGAGGGCATCCACACCGTGGGTGAGCTCGTCGGGCGCAGTGAGGCCGACCTGCTCGACATCCGGAACTTCGGTGCCAAGTCCATCGACGAGGTCAAGGCCAAGCTCCACGGCATGAGCCTCGCGCTGAAGGACAGCCCGCCCGGATTCGATCCCTCCCTCGTCGTCGACAGCTTCGGGGCGGACGACGACATGTCGTTCGCCGAGGACGAGCAGCTCTGA
- the rpmJ gene encoding 50S ribosomal protein L36: protein MKVKPSVKKICDKCRVIRRNGRVMVICDNVRHKQRQG, encoded by the coding sequence ATGAAGGTCAAGCCGAGCGTCAAGAAGATCTGCGACAAGTGCCGAGTGATCCGCCGTAACGGCCGGGTCATGGTGATCTGCGACAACGTGCGCCACAAGCAGCGCCAGGGCTGA
- the rplF gene encoding 50S ribosomal protein L6 — MSRIGRLPITVPAGVDVTLDGADVTVKGPKGTLTHTVAAPITVAREDDGTVKVTRPDDERTSRALHGLTRTLIANMVTGVTDGYVKKLEIVGTGYRVQAKGSNLEFALGYSHSITIEPPAGITFAVEGPTKFSVSGIDKQAVGEVAANLRSLRKPDPYKGKGVRYADEVIKRKVGKAGKK; from the coding sequence ATGTCCCGAATTGGACGACTGCCGATCACCGTTCCCGCCGGCGTCGACGTGACCCTCGATGGTGCTGACGTGACCGTGAAGGGCCCGAAGGGCACCCTCACGCACACCGTCGCCGCCCCGATCACCGTCGCCCGCGAGGACGACGGCACGGTCAAGGTCACGCGCCCGGACGACGAGCGTACGTCGCGCGCACTGCACGGCCTCACCCGCACCCTGATCGCCAACATGGTGACCGGTGTGACGGATGGCTATGTCAAGAAGCTCGAGATCGTCGGCACCGGTTACCGCGTGCAGGCGAAGGGCTCCAACCTGGAGTTCGCTCTCGGCTACAGCCACTCGATCACGATCGAGCCGCCGGCCGGCATCACCTTCGCGGTGGAGGGCCCGACCAAGTTCTCGGTCTCGGGCATCGACAAGCAGGCTGTCGGCGAGGTTGCTGCCAACCTCCGCAGCCTGCGCAAGCCCGACCCGTACAAGGGCAAGGGTGTCCGCTACGCCGACGAAGTGATCAAGCGCAAGGTCGGAAAGGCGGGCAAGAAGTAA
- the map gene encoding type I methionyl aminopeptidase has protein sequence MLGRDRIQYKTPDQVRLMRAAGLIVADALDAVRAALAPGLTTGDLDRIANELIVGRGATPSFLNYGHPPYPATLCVSVNDEVVHGIPGSKVLKAGDVVSIDCGAILKGWHGDSAFTAVVPGAGDERTPEQVKADQDLIDTTEESMWRGIAAIAAGDRLNAVGIAVEDFVGDRFGLVEDYGGHGIGTEMHQEPHVLNYRTRDRGPKLKPGICLAIEPMLTAGGPDTKVLSDDWTVATTDGGKAAHWEHSVALLEDGLWVLTARDGGVAKLSGLGAKISALATEGQ, from the coding sequence ATGCTCGGTCGCGACCGGATTCAGTACAAGACGCCCGACCAGGTCAGGCTCATGCGGGCCGCCGGCCTGATCGTGGCCGACGCCCTGGACGCCGTGCGCGCGGCGCTGGCTCCTGGCCTGACCACAGGCGACCTGGACCGGATCGCGAACGAGCTGATCGTCGGGCGGGGCGCGACCCCGTCGTTCCTGAACTACGGCCACCCGCCCTACCCGGCCACCCTCTGCGTGTCGGTGAACGACGAGGTCGTGCACGGCATCCCGGGCAGCAAGGTGCTCAAGGCCGGCGACGTGGTGAGCATCGACTGCGGCGCCATCCTGAAGGGCTGGCACGGCGACTCGGCCTTCACCGCCGTGGTGCCCGGCGCCGGTGACGAGCGCACGCCGGAGCAGGTCAAGGCCGACCAAGACCTCATCGACACCACCGAGGAGTCGATGTGGCGGGGCATCGCCGCGATCGCGGCGGGGGACCGGCTGAACGCCGTCGGCATCGCCGTCGAGGACTTCGTCGGTGACCGGTTCGGGCTGGTCGAGGACTACGGCGGCCACGGCATCGGCACCGAGATGCACCAGGAACCGCACGTGCTGAACTACCGCACACGCGACCGCGGCCCCAAGCTGAAGCCGGGTATCTGCCTGGCGATCGAGCCGATGCTCACCGCCGGCGGCCCGGACACCAAGGTGCTCTCCGACGACTGGACGGTCGCCACGACCGACGGTGGCAAGGCCGCCCACTGGGAACACTCGGTGGCCCTGCTCGAAGACGGGCTCTGGGTGCTCACCGCCCGGGACGGTGGCGTGGCGAAACTGTCCGGTCTGGGTGCAAAAATTTCTGCCCTGGCCACAGAGGGGCAGTAG
- the rpsM gene encoding 30S ribosomal protein S13, which translates to MARLVGVDLPREKRLEVALTYIFGVGKTRAKETLTATGLSADLRVRELSEEDLVSLRNYLEGNFKLEGDLRREVAADIRRKVEIGCYEGLRHRRGLPVRGQRTKTNARTRKGPKRTVAGKKKAGKK; encoded by the coding sequence ATGGCACGTCTCGTCGGAGTCGACCTGCCCCGCGAAAAGCGGCTCGAGGTCGCCCTCACCTACATCTTCGGCGTCGGGAAGACCCGCGCGAAGGAAACCCTCACGGCCACCGGCCTGAGCGCTGACCTGCGCGTGCGTGAGCTCAGCGAAGAAGACCTCGTCAGCCTGCGCAACTACCTCGAGGGCAACTTCAAGCTCGAGGGTGACCTGCGCCGCGAGGTCGCCGCCGACATCCGCCGCAAGGTCGAGATCGGCTGCTACGAGGGCCTGCGCCACCGCCGTGGCCTGCCGGTCCGCGGTCAGCGCACCAAGACCAACGCCCGTACCCGCAAGGGTCCGAAGCGCACCGTTGCCGGCAAGAAGAAGGCCGGCAAGAAGTAG